A genomic window from Desulfurobacteriaceae bacterium includes:
- a CDS encoding citrate/2-methylcitrate synthase, with the protein MARPDYILFDRETKAIFWNLNRNAIQRMLDYDYTVGRSPSIVAIVAPTQSRKFEKFFFGTQEIMIPIYRSTVEAAEKHPEADVLVNFASFRTAYNVTIEALNIPTIRTVAITAEGIPERLARDMALRAKQLGKWIIGPATVGGIAAGAFRIGNAGGTIENIVKSKLHRPGSCGLVTRSGGLFNELSNIIARNADGIVEGIAIGGDRFPGSDFLDHLLRFQKNPQVKYMIMLGEVGGELEYKVAEAIKSGLITKPVIAWCIGTIAKHFGGEVQFGHAGAKAGADRETADAKNRALKEAGAIVPDSFNDFPEVIREVYEDLKRKGEIGEIEEPEVPPIPEDYAKAVKAGKVRRPTNFICTISDDRGEEATYCGIPISEVVEKDYSIADVIGLLWFKKKFPAWASKFIDMVIKVVADHGPAVSGAHNAKVTARAGKDLMSCLATGILTIGPRFGGAIDGAAKYFKMAKEKGMDPYEFVEYMKNVEKIPIPGIGHRIKSTKNPDKRVELLKKFAKENFPSTELLDYALEVEKVTTAKKENLILNVDGTIGVLLVDMFRNLGYTDEEIDELINAGAFNAFFVLGRSIGFIGHILDEKRLAMPLYRHPWDDILYDVKRPEEA; encoded by the coding sequence ATGGCAAGACCCGATTACATTCTATTTGACAGAGAAACAAAGGCAATATTCTGGAACCTTAACAGAAATGCTATTCAAAGAATGCTCGATTACGACTACACAGTAGGAAGATCTCCATCTATCGTTGCTATTGTTGCTCCAACACAAAGCAGAAAGTTTGAAAAGTTCTTCTTTGGAACTCAGGAAATAATGATTCCTATCTATAGATCTACAGTTGAAGCTGCAGAAAAACACCCTGAAGCAGATGTTCTTGTTAACTTTGCATCCTTTAGAACTGCTTACAACGTAACAATCGAGGCTCTTAACATTCCAACTATTAGAACTGTAGCTATTACAGCAGAAGGTATTCCAGAAAGACTTGCAAGAGATATGGCTCTTAGAGCCAAGCAGCTTGGTAAGTGGATAATCGGTCCTGCTACAGTTGGTGGTATTGCTGCTGGTGCATTTAGAATCGGAAACGCTGGTGGAACAATTGAAAACATCGTTAAGTCTAAACTTCACAGACCTGGTTCTTGCGGTCTTGTTACAAGATCTGGAGGACTCTTTAACGAGCTTTCTAACATCATCGCAAGAAACGCTGATGGTATCGTAGAAGGTATCGCTATTGGTGGTGATAGGTTCCCAGGATCTGACTTCCTTGATCACCTTTTAAGATTCCAAAAGAACCCTCAAGTTAAGTACATGATAATGCTCGGTGAAGTTGGTGGCGAGCTTGAGTATAAAGTTGCTGAAGCTATCAAATCTGGACTTATTACAAAGCCTGTAATCGCTTGGTGTATTGGAACAATCGCTAAGCACTTTGGTGGAGAAGTTCAGTTCGGACACGCAGGTGCTAAAGCTGGTGCTGACAGAGAAACAGCAGATGCTAAGAATAGGGCTCTCAAAGAAGCAGGAGCTATCGTTCCAGATTCCTTCAACGACTTCCCAGAAGTTATTAGAGAAGTTTACGAGGATCTTAAGAGAAAAGGTGAAATTGGAGAAATTGAAGAACCAGAAGTTCCACCAATTCCAGAAGATTATGCAAAAGCTGTTAAGGCTGGAAAGGTTAGAAGACCTACAAACTTCATCTGTACAATTTCCGATGACAGAGGAGAAGAGGCTACTTACTGCGGTATTCCAATCTCTGAAGTTGTTGAAAAAGATTACTCAATTGCTGATGTTATTGGTCTCCTTTGGTTCAAGAAGAAGTTCCCAGCATGGGCTTCAAAGTTCATTGATATGGTAATCAAGGTTGTTGCTGATCACGGTCCTGCTGTTTCCGGTGCCCACAACGCAAAAGTAACTGCAAGGGCAGGAAAAGATCTTATGTCCTGTCTTGCTACAGGTATTCTCACAATTGGACCAAGATTTGGTGGTGCTATTGACGGTGCTGCTAAGTACTTCAAGATGGCAAAAGAGAAGGGAATGGATCCTTACGAGTTCGTAGAATACATGAAGAACGTTGAGAAGATACCAATTCCAGGTATTGGACACAGAATTAAGTCTACAAAGAACCCTGACAAGAGGGTTGAACTTCTCAAGAAGTTTGCAAAAGAGAACTTCCCATCAACAGAACTTCTTGACTACGCTCTTGAAGTTGAAAAGGTTACAACAGCTAAGAAAGAGAACCTCATTCTCAACGTTGACGGAACAATTGGTGTTCTCCTTGTAGACATGTTCAGAAACCTTGGCTACACAGACGAAGAAATTGATGAACTCATCAATGCAGGAGCCTTCAACGCCTTCTTCGTACTTGGAAGATCTATCGGATTTATTGGACACATCCTTGACGAGAAAAGACTCGCCATGCCTCTTTACAGACATCCATGGGACGATATCCTCTACGACGTTAAGAGACCTGAGGAAGCTTAA
- a CDS encoding copper-translocating P-type ATPase: protein MPHHEKDVKHEGHKMNHSSHHAHMVEDFKRRFLISSILTIPILILSPFIQNLLGIRLSFPGDVYVLFGLSTVIYLYGGFPFLEGFVNEIRTKKPGMMTLIATAITTAYIYSSLVVFGLKGKSFFWELATLIDIMLLGHWIEMKSIIGASQALEKLARLMPSKAHKFMPDETLKDIPLQELKPGDIVIVKPGEKIPADGIVIEGETSVNEAMLTGESKPVPKKKGSIVIGGSINGEGSIKVEVKKIGKDSFLSQVIDLVKKAQESKSKTQDLANRAAVWLTIVALVGGAITFFVWTVIVHKDVAFALERTVAVMVITCPHALGLAVPLVVAVSTAIAAKKGFLIRNRIAFEKARNLQAVVFDKTGTLTEGKFGVSDVIVLSEDITAEEILNYAASIELHSEHPIAKAIVSASKKTMEVKEFRAIPGKGAEGKVNGKKVIVVSPGFLKEKGIHLYDEKVLKLASEGKTVVYVLIDGEPKGAIGLADIIRHESKEAIKRLKEMGIKCIMLTGDNKQVASWVAKEVGLDEFFAEVLPNEKAKKIKEIQSRGLVVAMVGDGINDAPALVQADVGIAIGAGTDVAIESADIVLVRDDPRDVVSIVKLARATYKKIVQNLIWSTGYNAVAIPLAAGILYNSGFLLSPAVGAVLMSLSTVIVAINAKLLKI, encoded by the coding sequence ATGCCTCATCATGAGAAAGATGTAAAGCATGAAGGACATAAAATGAATCATAGCAGTCACCATGCTCATATGGTAGAAGATTTTAAAAGACGTTTCCTTATTTCTTCTATACTAACAATACCTATTCTGATCTTATCGCCCTTCATTCAAAACCTATTAGGTATTAGGCTAAGTTTTCCAGGGGATGTTTATGTTCTTTTTGGTCTGTCAACTGTAATTTACCTTTATGGTGGTTTCCCCTTTCTCGAAGGTTTTGTTAATGAAATAAGAACAAAAAAACCTGGAATGATGACACTGATTGCTACTGCAATAACAACGGCATACATCTACAGCAGCTTGGTTGTTTTTGGACTGAAGGGAAAAAGTTTTTTCTGGGAATTAGCTACTTTGATAGATATTATGCTGCTTGGACACTGGATTGAAATGAAGTCAATTATAGGGGCTTCTCAAGCCTTAGAAAAGTTAGCCAGATTAATGCCATCAAAGGCCCATAAATTCATGCCAGATGAAACTTTAAAAGATATTCCTCTCCAAGAACTAAAACCAGGAGATATAGTAATTGTAAAGCCAGGGGAAAAGATTCCTGCAGATGGGATCGTTATTGAGGGAGAAACTTCAGTAAATGAGGCGATGTTAACTGGTGAGAGTAAACCTGTTCCGAAAAAGAAAGGCAGTATAGTTATAGGTGGTTCTATTAACGGAGAAGGCTCAATTAAGGTTGAAGTTAAAAAAATTGGTAAAGATTCTTTTCTATCTCAGGTGATCGATCTTGTAAAGAAAGCCCAGGAAAGCAAATCAAAAACCCAAGATCTGGCAAATCGTGCTGCAGTCTGGTTAACAATAGTTGCTTTAGTTGGAGGAGCTATTACTTTCTTTGTGTGGACTGTAATAGTGCATAAAGATGTAGCTTTTGCTTTAGAGCGAACTGTTGCAGTTATGGTTATTACCTGTCCTCATGCTCTTGGCTTGGCAGTTCCATTGGTAGTAGCTGTCTCAACAGCTATCGCTGCAAAAAAGGGTTTCCTAATACGAAATCGTATTGCTTTTGAGAAGGCAAGGAATCTTCAAGCAGTAGTTTTTGACAAAACTGGAACGTTAACAGAAGGAAAATTTGGAGTTTCCGATGTAATCGTTTTATCTGAAGACATTACCGCTGAAGAAATTCTAAACTACGCAGCTTCTATTGAGCTACATTCGGAACATCCAATAGCAAAAGCAATTGTTTCTGCATCTAAAAAGACTATGGAAGTAAAGGAGTTCAGAGCCATTCCAGGAAAAGGAGCTGAAGGGAAAGTCAATGGAAAGAAAGTAATAGTTGTTAGTCCAGGCTTTTTAAAAGAAAAAGGTATTCATCTTTATGATGAAAAAGTTTTAAAGTTAGCATCAGAAGGAAAAACGGTAGTATACGTTTTAATAGATGGAGAACCAAAGGGTGCCATAGGTCTCGCAGATATAATTAGACATGAGTCTAAGGAAGCTATAAAAAGGCTAAAAGAAATGGGGATAAAATGCATAATGCTTACGGGAGACAACAAACAAGTTGCTAGTTGGGTTGCGAAAGAAGTTGGTCTTGATGAGTTCTTTGCTGAGGTTTTACCTAATGAAAAAGCCAAGAAGATAAAGGAGATACAATCCCGTGGTCTTGTTGTTGCAATGGTTGGTGATGGAATCAACGACGCACCAGCACTAGTTCAGGCAGATGTGGGAATCGCTATCGGTGCAGGAACCGATGTAGCAATTGAATCTGCAGACATAGTTCTTGTAAGAGATGATCCAAGGGACGTTGTTTCTATAGTTAAGCTTGCACGAGCTACTTACAAGAAGATAGTTCAAAATTTGATATGGTCTACGGGCTACAACGCAGTTGCTATACCCCTTGCTGCAGGTATTCTTTATAATTCTGGTTTCCTGCTTAGCCCAGCAGTAGGTGCAGTACTGATGTCCTTGAGTACGGTTATAGTAGCAATAAATGCTAAACTTCTGAAAATTTAG
- the gltX gene encoding glutamate--tRNA ligase, with the protein MSVRVRFAPSPTGFMHVGNARTALFNYLFARHHNGTFILRIEDTDTERHSEEAVKVIYDALRWMGINWDEGPDVGGNFGPYRQSERLDIYRKYIEELKRKGLVYECFCTQEELDEMRKRQLEKGEPPRYTGKCRNLTEDEKEKLRAEGRKPVLRFKVPEDRTIKFQDLVKGEIEIHSRQLGGDFVIVRSNGMPVYNFVVVVDDALMGITHVIRGEDHISNTPKQILIYEALGFKVPQFAHLPMILGQDRSKLSKRHGSTSVKEFQEKGYLSEAFTNFLALLGWYPKDGKEILSLEELIERFDIKDVNSAPAVFDTTKLNWMNQVYIRNYPVEKLTELVIPYLEKAGFKVDNYEKDWLAKVIEATREYFTVLSDAPTYMETFLKDNFDIEEDAKNFVLEDELRLKVIETFYNKVKDLQDELTKEKFKEVVKAVGKELKAKGKNLFMPVRVGLTGKTKGVELDILVDLLGKERVLKRLENSIEKLKRE; encoded by the coding sequence ATGTCTGTTAGAGTTCGCTTTGCTCCTAGTCCAACAGGTTTTATGCACGTTGGAAATGCAAGAACTGCTCTATTTAACTACCTATTCGCAAGACATCACAATGGAACTTTTATACTAAGAATAGAGGATACAGATACAGAAAGACACAGCGAAGAAGCGGTAAAGGTTATTTATGATGCCTTAAGGTGGATGGGGATAAATTGGGATGAAGGTCCAGATGTTGGAGGGAATTTTGGTCCTTATAGACAGTCCGAAAGACTAGACATTTATAGAAAGTACATTGAAGAGCTTAAAAGAAAAGGTCTTGTTTATGAGTGTTTCTGCACTCAAGAAGAACTTGATGAAATGAGAAAGAGACAACTTGAAAAGGGAGAACCACCAAGATATACAGGAAAATGTAGAAATCTTACGGAGGATGAAAAAGAAAAGCTAAGGGCAGAAGGTAGAAAACCGGTTCTAAGGTTTAAAGTTCCTGAAGATAGAACAATAAAGTTTCAAGATCTAGTTAAAGGAGAAATAGAAATTCATTCAAGACAACTTGGTGGAGATTTTGTAATTGTTCGCTCAAATGGGATGCCTGTTTACAATTTTGTTGTTGTAGTTGACGACGCCTTAATGGGAATCACACACGTTATTAGGGGAGAAGATCACATATCCAATACTCCTAAGCAGATACTAATCTACGAAGCTTTAGGGTTCAAAGTTCCACAGTTTGCTCACCTTCCGATGATACTTGGTCAGGACAGAAGTAAACTATCAAAGCGCCACGGTTCAACAAGTGTTAAGGAGTTTCAAGAAAAGGGTTATCTATCTGAGGCCTTTACAAACTTCTTAGCTCTCCTTGGCTGGTATCCAAAAGATGGAAAGGAAATTCTATCCTTGGAAGAACTTATTGAGAGATTTGACATAAAAGACGTAAATAGCGCCCCTGCTGTTTTTGATACAACAAAACTGAATTGGATGAATCAGGTTTACATTAGAAACTACCCTGTAGAAAAACTAACAGAACTCGTTATTCCATACCTTGAAAAAGCTGGATTTAAAGTAGATAACTACGAGAAAGATTGGCTAGCTAAAGTGATTGAGGCAACTAGGGAATACTTTACGGTTCTCTCTGATGCACCAACGTATATGGAAACTTTCCTAAAGGATAACTTTGATATCGAAGAAGACGCAAAGAATTTTGTCTTAGAAGATGAATTAAGGCTCAAAGTTATTGAAACTTTTTACAACAAAGTTAAAGATCTTCAAGACGAACTAACAAAAGAGAAGTTTAAGGAAGTTGTAAAAGCGGTAGGAAAAGAACTCAAAGCTAAAGGAAAGAACCTATTTATGCCTGTGAGGGTAGGACTTACCGGAAAAACTAAAGGGGTTGAACTTGATATTCTGGTAGATCTTCTTGGAAAAGAAAGGGTATTAAAAAGACTTGAAAACAGTATTGAAAAGCTTAAGCGGGAGTAG
- a CDS encoding DUF3343 domain-containing protein, whose protein sequence is MAEAQNLKEKVFFILTGIRLHAKEYFLRLTGLFKRYEYCIAFPSIPEGLRAEKYIKGFKAVSIPIPNEIFEECGVGILVKEEDKDRLIKHLKDNGILISGVFKRVEDTFQEVEKP, encoded by the coding sequence ATGGCTGAAGCTCAAAATTTAAAAGAAAAAGTGTTTTTCATTCTTACGGGTATTAGACTCCACGCTAAAGAGTATTTTCTACGTCTAACCGGTCTTTTTAAGAGATATGAATACTGTATAGCCTTTCCCTCTATTCCAGAAGGATTGAGAGCTGAAAAGTACATAAAAGGATTTAAGGCAGTTTCTATCCCCATACCTAATGAAATTTTCGAAGAGTGTGGTGTAGGAATACTGGTAAAAGAAGAGGATAAAGATAGATTAATAAAACATCTGAAAGATAATGGTATCCTAATTTCTGGAGTGTTCAAAAGGGTGGAGGATACTTTTCAAGAGGTTGAAAAGCCGTGA
- a CDS encoding NAD(P)H-dependent glycerol-3-phosphate dehydrogenase, with the protein MKIAILGSGSWGTALAIHFGKAGFEVFQWCREAEVAENINEKRENPFYLKGFKYPKNVRATSNLKEVFKENCNLFFSVIPTQFTRDFWKEIKPFIKDQKVICASKGIEIETLKTLSMVFEEIFGKVDNYYVLSGPTFAKEVAAGLPAAAVIAGYNDGDVLDLVKVLNTKTLRLYASDDVKGVELGGALKNVIAIAAGICDGMGLGNNARAALITRGLSEIKRLGKFLGAKEETFYGLSGLGDLILTCTGDLSRNRQFGLSIGRKEGKVDEKYVVEGVHTVRAVVKLAKKFNVEMPICQAVYKIVYEKLDMKKVIEELLSRPVKGENY; encoded by the coding sequence GTGAAAATAGCTATACTTGGTTCAGGTAGCTGGGGAACAGCATTAGCTATTCACTTTGGAAAGGCAGGTTTTGAAGTCTTCCAATGGTGTAGAGAGGCAGAGGTAGCAGAGAATATAAATGAAAAGAGAGAAAATCCATTTTATTTGAAAGGTTTCAAATACCCAAAAAATGTAAGAGCTACTTCTAATTTAAAAGAAGTTTTCAAAGAGAACTGTAACCTCTTCTTTTCTGTTATTCCTACCCAGTTTACAAGAGACTTTTGGAAAGAGATAAAGCCTTTTATAAAGGATCAAAAGGTTATCTGTGCAAGTAAGGGAATAGAGATAGAAACCCTTAAAACACTATCTATGGTCTTTGAGGAGATTTTTGGGAAAGTTGACAACTATTACGTTCTTTCTGGTCCTACTTTCGCAAAAGAGGTAGCTGCTGGACTTCCGGCAGCTGCTGTAATTGCTGGATATAACGACGGAGATGTTTTAGATCTTGTAAAAGTTCTTAATACTAAGACCTTAAGACTTTACGCATCAGATGATGTCAAAGGTGTGGAGCTCGGTGGAGCTCTTAAAAATGTAATAGCAATCGCTGCAGGCATCTGTGATGGAATGGGACTTGGTAACAACGCGCGTGCCGCTCTTATTACAAGGGGACTTTCTGAAATAAAAAGATTGGGAAAATTTTTGGGAGCAAAAGAGGAAACTTTTTATGGTCTTTCGGGTTTGGGAGACTTAATTTTAACTTGTACTGGTGATCTTTCAAGAAATAGACAGTTTGGATTGTCTATAGGTAGAAAAGAAGGAAAAGTTGATGAGAAATACGTAGTTGAAGGAGTTCACACAGTAAGAGCTGTGGTAAAGCTTGCCAAAAAATTCAACGTAGAAATGCCAATTTGTCAAGCAGTGTACAAAATTGTTTATGAAAAGTTGGACATGAAGAAAGTGATAGAGGAACTCCTCTCCCGTCCTGTGAAAGGAGAAAATTACTAA
- the phoU gene encoding phosphate signaling complex protein PhoU produces the protein MIERYIEDLDELKRSFIEMADMARKIITEAMEALTERDTEKAEITYQYDRLIDLKELEIEEKCVRILALYSPEATDLRFVVSILKSIVDLERVGDLARDICETAICLAKHPPIKPYIDLPRMLTIVGEMLKDSIMALLRGDVELAKEVIDKDDIVDSFYQRLFDELTEIASKNPENGAIAVRLILVVKALERVGDHATNIAEYAIYYKTGDVVKHKKAQEYLKKLKENQKDGNT, from the coding sequence ATGATAGAACGCTACATAGAAGATCTTGACGAACTAAAGAGAAGCTTCATAGAAATGGCAGACATGGCAAGGAAAATAATTACTGAAGCAATGGAAGCCTTAACGGAAAGAGACACCGAGAAGGCAGAAATTACCTACCAGTACGATAGACTCATAGACCTAAAAGAACTTGAAATAGAGGAAAAGTGTGTCAGAATTCTTGCCCTTTATTCTCCAGAGGCTACCGATTTAAGGTTCGTTGTCTCTATCTTAAAAAGTATTGTTGACCTTGAAAGGGTTGGAGACTTAGCAAGGGACATTTGTGAAACAGCAATTTGTTTGGCTAAACATCCACCAATTAAGCCTTACATTGACCTACCAAGAATGCTTACAATAGTTGGGGAAATGTTAAAAGATTCCATAATGGCACTTTTGCGTGGAGATGTGGAGCTTGCAAAAGAAGTGATAGACAAAGATGACATTGTGGATAGTTTTTATCAAAGACTCTTTGATGAACTTACAGAAATCGCAAGTAAAAACCCAGAAAATGGAGCTATAGCTGTTAGGTTAATTCTGGTAGTGAAAGCTCTTGAAAGGGTAGGAGACCACGCTACAAATATTGCAGAGTACGCGATCTATTACAAGACAGGAGATGTAGTAAAGCATAAGAAAGCTCAAGAATACCTAAAGAAACTAAAAGAGAATCAAAAAGATGGAAATACATAA
- a CDS encoding metal ABC transporter permease yields the protein MEIHNPFVYLSYGFGIKALLASVLSGIICSAIGSYVVLKRMAFVGAGLSHIAFAGVSFGLFAGISPLVSSLIFTLISAISIWYLRTKKKVNYDTTLGILFATSMALAVIFLSLSGSYSSEALSYLFGSPLTVENSDIFLLLTVALITLMFFFFFWKEIYLTAFSEDIAKASGFAVELITFVLSLLIALATTLSIKAVGSILVFSLLVMPAASAFKVAKNYTSFFFLSLLFGFLSSFIGILISFLLDIPSGAAITFVSFLIFVVSVFLSRN from the coding sequence ATGGAAATACATAATCCCTTTGTTTATCTAAGCTATGGATTCGGAATCAAAGCTCTATTAGCAAGTGTGTTATCAGGGATTATTTGTTCTGCAATAGGATCCTATGTAGTCTTGAAAAGAATGGCTTTTGTGGGAGCTGGGCTTTCCCACATAGCTTTTGCAGGAGTTTCTTTTGGCTTATTTGCTGGAATATCACCTTTAGTTTCTTCTTTAATCTTTACTCTTATTAGTGCAATTTCCATTTGGTATCTTAGAACGAAAAAGAAGGTTAACTACGATACAACTCTTGGAATCCTTTTTGCTACCAGCATGGCACTTGCCGTTATTTTCTTGAGTCTTTCAGGAAGCTACAGTTCAGAAGCACTATCCTACCTTTTCGGAAGTCCTCTAACGGTTGAGAACTCTGACATTTTCCTTTTACTAACTGTAGCGTTGATTACCCTCATGTTCTTCTTTTTTTTCTGGAAGGAAATTTACCTTACAGCTTTTAGTGAAGATATAGCGAAAGCTTCTGGGTTTGCTGTTGAGTTAATTACTTTTGTCTTATCTTTGCTTATCGCACTCGCAACCACACTCTCTATAAAAGCCGTAGGCTCTATTCTTGTCTTTTCGCTTCTTGTTATGCCTGCTGCTTCTGCCTTTAAAGTGGCTAAGAACTATACCAGTTTCTTCTTTCTATCATTACTTTTTGGTTTTCTATCCTCATTTATTGGAATTCTAATTTCTTTTCTTCTCGATATCCCTTCGGGAGCAGCGATAACGTTCGTATCGTTTTTAATTTTTGTTGTTTCTGTTTTCCTAAGTAGAAATTAA
- a CDS encoding flavodoxin family protein gives METLVSSVATLITYVHFLWIDIPFLWYTIVRNFSSLSFRGGNMKILAINGSHRKGSTLILLQEALKELSEFETEILSLSDYKLEYCKVCNACKRNGGICVVKDGYGEIAKKMKEADAIIVGSPVYFGSITGMLKTLFDRSRTLRVNWDLKDKVCAAIAVGATKHGGQEHTLQAIHAWALIHGMILVADSDPTAHFGCAAISKQVEDKFEIDDWGLQTARSVGKRVREILTMLKR, from the coding sequence ATGGAAACTCTTGTATCTTCCGTGGCAACGCTAATAACTTACGTTCACTTTCTTTGGATTGATATTCCTTTCCTTTGGTATACTATCGTTCGTAATTTCTCATCATTAAGTTTTAGGGGAGGAAATATGAAAATATTGGCAATCAATGGTTCCCATAGAAAAGGTTCTACTTTAATACTACTTCAAGAAGCATTAAAAGAACTTTCAGAGTTTGAAACGGAAATCCTCTCTCTTTCTGATTATAAACTTGAATACTGTAAAGTCTGTAATGCTTGTAAAAGAAATGGTGGTATATGCGTAGTGAAAGATGGCTACGGAGAGATTGCAAAAAAAATGAAAGAAGCAGATGCAATAATTGTTGGTTCTCCTGTCTACTTTGGTTCAATTACTGGAATGTTAAAAACTCTTTTTGATAGATCTAGGACTCTAAGGGTTAACTGGGACTTAAAAGATAAAGTTTGTGCAGCAATTGCAGTAGGTGCAACAAAACATGGAGGGCAAGAGCATACTTTACAGGCAATACACGCTTGGGCTTTAATTCACGGGATGATCTTAGTAGCAGATTCAGATCCTACTGCCCACTTTGGATGTGCTGCTATCTCAAAGCAAGTAGAAGATAAATTTGAGATAGATGATTGGGGACTACAAACTGCAAGAAGTGTTGGTAAAAGGGTTAGAGAGATTCTAACGATGTTAAAGAGATAG
- the nrfD gene encoding NrfD/PsrC family molybdoenzyme membrane anchor subunit: MGGLELTFQHQNSWHLGIAIYLFLGGLGGAMGFLAALNHLVFKNKDNNMHFWGTFLGVVLVNIGGLFLLVHMLQPFKFFLALFGAAAFEGNFHPWIMWGANVIVIFTLSGILWSFLLKMKKESKLTNFLGWVTLISGVGTFTYTGFLLSVAPAIPAWSHPLVPVLFATSALSTATAFYMLYTYFSKGDERRSWWAKWNEKVDIVLIIAELIMLGAYFNYLYYANAGGKYVFEHLTSDTGFVFGFLILGLIVPLVLEILALTKKIKTFVPIAAILVLVGGFLLRYYILHYGVYVYPWPS; encoded by the coding sequence ATGGGAGGTTTAGAACTTACTTTTCAACATCAAAATAGTTGGCATTTAGGAATTGCAATATACCTATTCCTAGGTGGTCTTGGTGGAGCTATGGGCTTTTTAGCAGCCCTAAACCACCTTGTTTTCAAGAACAAAGACAATAACATGCACTTTTGGGGAACTTTTCTTGGGGTAGTGCTCGTCAACATTGGAGGGCTTTTCCTTTTAGTTCACATGCTACAACCTTTTAAGTTTTTCCTAGCCCTTTTTGGTGCTGCCGCCTTTGAAGGAAATTTCCACCCTTGGATAATGTGGGGAGCTAACGTAATTGTTATCTTTACACTTTCAGGTATCCTGTGGTCCTTTCTACTAAAAATGAAAAAAGAGTCTAAACTTACAAACTTTTTAGGTTGGGTAACACTAATTTCTGGAGTTGGAACTTTTACCTATACAGGTTTCTTACTATCTGTTGCCCCTGCCATTCCTGCCTGGAGCCATCCTCTTGTTCCAGTTCTTTTTGCAACTTCTGCTCTTTCAACAGCCACAGCCTTCTACATGCTTTACACATACTTTTCTAAAGGAGATGAAAGGCGTTCTTGGTGGGCTAAGTGGAATGAAAAGGTTGATATAGTTCTAATCATTGCAGAACTAATAATGCTTGGAGCTTACTTTAACTATCTTTATTATGCAAATGCTGGTGGAAAATACGTATTTGAGCATCTAACTAGCGACACTGGATTTGTCTTTGGATTTTTAATTTTGGGATTGATTGTTCCTTTAGTTTTAGAGATTTTAGCTTTGACAAAGAAAATAAAAACTTTCGTTCCAATAGCTGCAATTCTTGTTCTGGTAGGAGGTTTCTTACTTAGGTACTACATTCTTCACTATGGAGTTTATGTCTACCCTTGGCCTTCCTAA
- a CDS encoding 4Fe-4S dicluster domain-containing protein, which produces MKNWAFVIDLKNCIGCNACMAACAQENQTPYWNEKWRTKVEQAVVGESSRLFFPRLCMHCQNTPCYYACPSGATYKTEDGVVLVNPSLCLGCEACVIACPYDARYRYEREDVNKSKEIFGKEFAMHLVPHIDKCTFCHHRISEGLEPACVSTCPTNCRMWTDLNDKNNPATELVLSGKAKPLAEHLGTKPKVYYVK; this is translated from the coding sequence ATGAAAAATTGGGCGTTTGTTATTGATTTAAAAAACTGTATAGGCTGTAATGCTTGTATGGCTGCCTGTGCACAAGAAAATCAGACTCCTTACTGGAACGAAAAGTGGAGAACAAAAGTAGAGCAGGCAGTAGTAGGAGAAAGTAGTAGGCTTTTCTTTCCGCGTCTCTGTATGCACTGCCAAAATACTCCTTGTTATTACGCCTGTCCTTCTGGAGCCACTTACAAAACAGAAGATGGTGTAGTACTGGTTAATCCAAGCCTCTGTCTTGGTTGTGAAGCGTGCGTTATAGCCTGTCCTTACGATGCCCGTTATAGATACGAAAGAGAAGATGTGAACAAGAGTAAAGAGATCTTTGGAAAAGAGTTTGCAATGCATTTAGTTCCTCATATCGATAAATGCACCTTCTGCCATCATAGGATTTCTGAAGGATTGGAACCTGCTTGTGTTTCTACTTGTCCTACAAATTGCAGAATGTGGACAGATCTTAACGACAAGAATAATCCTGCAACAGAACTTGTTTTAAGTGGAAAAGCTAAACCTTTAGCTGAGCATTTAGGAACAAAACCAAAGGTTTACTATGTTAAGTAA